The following proteins come from a genomic window of Mesoaciditoga lauensis cd-1655R = DSM 25116:
- a CDS encoding ABC transporter substrate-binding protein, protein MRKGLFVIMLVLTLTSVIALAASWQPLALNKAMFQSEGKYGGTLTLRLSSEPESFNYYGTLSGAAYTIDGFLFSPLVQLDPITKQIEPALAKSWKVSEDGKEVTFYLRHVKWSDGVPFTADDVIFTMNYVVMNPNALGNEVARFTINGKPIVWKKVDDYTVKAILPSSYGAFFMVLTPALIMPKHSLAQYLPAFNPKVKDPSAFNKAWGVDTDPSKIPSTGPCILEKYVTGQKVVLKRNPNFWETDPWGNKLPYVDKVVFLIVKNPETALAMFESGQFDWISISPGDFPYLKQKELNGAPFKVYNAKSMNPTPSPIHIAFNFDVKDPDLHALFNNLSFREAMEYAVDRDRIVNEVYNTLASPRVGPVLPGTYWYDPKVEKIARKFNLKAANGILDSLGLKMGPDGIRRFPDGKKVEFALLTRSNSPIYSGISMILQEDLKKVGIKVDIQPLSVSIAYQKALAANYEVALLAFGDQPDPQLRKAIWQPGNPLYYSHLSTLNKKEHKPVFSNMYWWEKVIWNDFEKGQSTMDQKVRKEYYDEWQEVYETMLPFIFICKGNSLMAAKKDLGNFFKNKDGIIVHSALTVYFK, encoded by the coding sequence ATGAGAAAGGGCCTTTTTGTGATCATGCTGGTACTTACACTTACCAGTGTGATAGCGCTAGCAGCATCATGGCAACCGTTGGCTTTGAACAAAGCGATGTTCCAATCAGAAGGTAAGTATGGAGGCACGCTTACTCTACGCCTTAGCTCAGAGCCAGAATCATTTAACTATTATGGAACATTGAGTGGAGCGGCTTATACAATCGATGGTTTTCTTTTCAGCCCACTTGTTCAGCTTGATCCTATTACCAAGCAGATAGAGCCAGCTCTTGCCAAAAGTTGGAAAGTTTCCGAGGATGGGAAAGAGGTTACTTTTTATTTGAGGCATGTAAAATGGTCAGATGGTGTTCCGTTTACAGCCGATGATGTGATTTTCACAATGAATTACGTGGTTATGAATCCGAATGCCCTCGGAAACGAGGTCGCGAGGTTTACCATAAACGGTAAGCCGATAGTTTGGAAAAAAGTGGACGACTACACGGTGAAGGCGATCCTTCCATCTTCGTATGGCGCGTTCTTCATGGTTTTGACTCCCGCTTTGATAATGCCCAAACATTCACTTGCCCAATATCTTCCCGCTTTCAATCCAAAAGTTAAAGATCCATCTGCGTTTAACAAAGCATGGGGAGTGGATACCGATCCTTCTAAGATACCATCTACAGGTCCATGTATACTCGAAAAGTACGTGACTGGACAAAAAGTGGTTCTTAAGAGAAATCCAAACTTCTGGGAAACCGATCCATGGGGTAACAAACTTCCATATGTTGATAAAGTGGTCTTCTTGATCGTTAAAAATCCGGAAACAGCATTGGCTATGTTTGAATCTGGACAATTCGATTGGATCAGCATCTCACCTGGAGATTTCCCATATCTCAAACAGAAAGAGCTTAACGGAGCTCCTTTCAAAGTGTACAATGCTAAATCCATGAACCCAACTCCCAGCCCTATTCATATTGCATTTAACTTTGATGTAAAAGATCCGGATCTTCATGCTTTGTTCAACAATCTTTCTTTCAGAGAGGCGATGGAATACGCAGTTGATAGAGATAGAATCGTCAATGAAGTTTACAACACCCTTGCATCTCCTCGTGTAGGTCCGGTACTTCCTGGCACATACTGGTACGATCCAAAGGTTGAAAAGATAGCAAGAAAGTTCAATCTCAAAGCGGCTAACGGTATTTTGGATAGTTTAGGCCTTAAGATGGGTCCTGACGGAATAAGAAGATTCCCAGATGGAAAGAAAGTTGAATTTGCGCTTTTGACCAGAAGCAATTCTCCGATATACTCTGGTATAAGCATGATATTACAAGAAGATCTCAAGAAGGTTGGAATAAAAGTAGATATCCAACCATTGAGCGTCAGCATTGCTTACCAGAAAGCACTCGCTGCCAATTACGAAGTGGCTCTCCTTGCCTTTGGAGATCAACCAGATCCACAGTTGAGAAAAGCCATATGGCAACCTGGAAACCCACTTTACTACTCTCATCTTTCCACGCTAAACAAAAAGGAGCACAAACCAGTATTTAGCAACATGTACTGGTGGGAAAAGGTAATATGGAATGATTTTGAAAAAGGTCAATCCACAATGGATCAAAAGGTCAGAAAAGAATACTACGATGAGTGGCAAGAAGTATACGAAACCATGTTGCCGTTCATATTCATTTGCAAAGGAAACAGTTTGATGGCGGCTAAGAAAGATCTTGGCAACTTCTTCAAAAACAAAGATGGAATCATAGTTCATTCTGCGCTTACAGTTTACTTCAAGTAA
- a CDS encoding serine hydrolase domain-containing protein, with protein MKRLDELFKEAVDDGIFPGAVLLVGDSKKIIFQKAYGYRSVKPRKEKNDVNTIYDLASMTKVIATTPAIMKLVEEGEISLYDRVHFFVEGFDTQEKQDIRVWHLLTHTSGLPPYSNAWKRKKGKKELLDVINLTKLENPVGKKYVYSCLNFITLMEIVEKVISKSFDDFLKEQVFAPLEMKHTSFTPPKEWLPQIAPTSKRKGKILRGEVDDELAYYLGGVSGNAGLFSTAEDIYKYAKMLLNKGKYKGKKIFSEATINAFTAESFSNGAIRRALGWDMKSYASSCGDLMSEKAYGHTGFTGTSIWIDPVYDVVVILLTNRVNVSRRKNLEKIIEFRPRLHNYVLSHLGELN; from the coding sequence ATGAAAAGGTTAGATGAGCTTTTCAAAGAAGCCGTTGATGATGGGATTTTTCCAGGTGCCGTTTTACTTGTTGGAGATTCAAAAAAGATCATCTTTCAAAAAGCCTATGGTTATCGTTCCGTTAAGCCAAGAAAAGAGAAGAACGATGTCAACACGATATACGATTTGGCATCAATGACAAAGGTTATAGCCACAACGCCAGCTATTATGAAACTTGTTGAAGAAGGGGAAATAAGCCTGTACGATCGAGTGCACTTTTTTGTGGAAGGTTTTGACACTCAGGAAAAACAAGACATTCGTGTGTGGCATCTTTTGACTCATACTTCCGGCCTTCCTCCGTATTCAAATGCATGGAAAAGGAAAAAGGGCAAAAAGGAACTGCTTGATGTGATCAACCTTACAAAACTGGAGAATCCGGTCGGGAAAAAGTATGTCTATTCTTGCTTGAATTTCATAACGCTCATGGAAATTGTGGAAAAAGTGATATCTAAAAGCTTTGATGATTTTCTGAAAGAACAAGTTTTTGCTCCGCTTGAAATGAAACACACCTCTTTTACGCCACCCAAAGAATGGTTGCCTCAAATTGCACCAACTTCAAAAAGAAAGGGAAAGATCCTTCGAGGAGAAGTGGATGACGAACTGGCATACTATCTTGGGGGAGTAAGCGGAAACGCGGGACTTTTTTCCACCGCTGAGGATATTTATAAATACGCCAAGATGTTGCTGAATAAAGGAAAGTACAAGGGTAAAAAGATCTTTTCAGAGGCAACGATAAACGCTTTTACCGCCGAATCGTTTTCAAACGGTGCTATTCGAAGGGCGCTTGGATGGGATATGAAATCTTACGCAAGCTCATGTGGGGATCTCATGAGCGAAAAAGCTTATGGTCATACGGGCTTTACAGGGACTTCTATATGGATAGATCCAGTTTACGATGTTGTGGTGATCCTTCTTACGAACAGGGTTAATGTCAGTAGAAGAAAAAACCTGGAAAAAATCATAGAATTCCGACCTAGGTTGCACAATTACGTGTTAAGCCATCTTGGAGAGTTAAATTGA
- a CDS encoding ABC transporter ATP-binding protein yields MSLQNEVGTKEIMKIEDVKMHFPVRKGIFRQVVGYVKAVDGVSLTLTKGETFGIVGESGSGKTTLGRVIVGLYHPTGGKVWYVNDTGKYDISSGKIPLRVRQKIQMIFQDPLSSLDPRFTVEKALREGLEISKEYDKNKMRDYLSELLKEVGLSQDYFGRYPHELSGGQRQRISVIRAMSMKPEVVVLDEPTSALDVSVQAQTVNLLQDFQEKFNLTYVFITHDISLAKYLSNRIAVMYLGRIMEMAESEELFSNPLHPYTRALLESLPRFEARKDEKGKKKTLTGEVPSPINIPSGCRFRTRCPYATEKCEKVEPKLIDVGNGHKVACHLYEK; encoded by the coding sequence ATGAGTCTTCAAAATGAAGTAGGCACGAAAGAGATCATGAAGATAGAAGATGTGAAAATGCATTTTCCGGTAAGGAAAGGGATCTTTAGGCAAGTTGTTGGCTATGTTAAAGCGGTTGATGGCGTATCCTTGACGCTAACAAAAGGAGAAACTTTCGGAATTGTTGGGGAATCAGGCTCAGGTAAAACGACTTTAGGACGAGTTATCGTCGGGCTTTACCACCCAACAGGGGGAAAAGTTTGGTACGTTAACGATACGGGCAAATACGACATTTCAAGCGGAAAAATTCCGTTAAGAGTAAGACAAAAAATCCAAATGATCTTTCAAGACCCTCTCTCCTCATTGGATCCACGTTTTACCGTGGAAAAGGCGTTACGTGAAGGGCTGGAGATTTCGAAGGAATACGATAAAAATAAAATGAGAGACTATCTTTCGGAGTTGTTAAAAGAAGTGGGACTATCTCAGGATTATTTTGGGCGCTATCCCCATGAGCTTAGTGGTGGTCAGCGTCAGAGAATATCCGTCATTCGAGCTATGTCTATGAAACCGGAAGTGGTAGTTTTGGACGAGCCTACATCAGCGCTGGATGTTTCGGTTCAAGCTCAAACGGTGAACTTACTTCAAGATTTTCAAGAAAAGTTTAACCTCACATACGTTTTCATAACTCATGATATTTCGCTCGCTAAATATCTATCCAACAGGATAGCCGTTATGTACCTTGGAAGAATAATGGAAATGGCTGAAAGCGAAGAACTTTTCTCAAATCCGCTTCATCCATACACAAGGGCCCTTCTTGAATCCTTACCGCGCTTTGAAGCAAGAAAGGATGAGAAAGGTAAAAAGAAAACGTTGACCGGCGAAGTACCAAGTCCAATTAACATTCCAAGTGGATGTAGATTTAGAACACGTTGTCCTTACGCCACCGAAAAATGTGAAAAGGTTGAACCAAAACTTATTGACGTTGGAAATGGTCATAAAGTAGCATGCCATCTTTATGAAAAGTGA
- a CDS encoding BadF/BadG/BcrA/BcrD ATPase family protein, whose protein sequence is MRAVGIDGGGTHTRFVLYDEKDGILNSVEINSSSNYHLVGAKKVKETFEEGIKRVSMGFGFDTVGAGLSGVDRPADKKVMFEIFEEIGVKDFAISNDGITALWGATGGVGVLMIAGTGSLVIGRNSDGEVHRAGGWGYMFDEYCGGFWFSNRAAVAALENRDGIGPETTLRQRLVEFYNLNSIEEIIYLYYSNFEKSKIASAAKLVFEEALKKDKVAVQIVKYGIEKSMKMIEAVEKRCGFAGNFAFSYTGGLFNSEYFLEKVKEGFRNSFPKGRFIIPKFGADVGAALMAIDSWRKKHEKVR, encoded by the coding sequence ATGCGTGCCGTTGGAATAGATGGTGGAGGAACTCATACGAGATTTGTCCTCTATGACGAAAAGGATGGCATTTTAAACTCGGTGGAGATAAATTCTTCAAGCAATTACCATCTTGTAGGAGCCAAAAAGGTCAAGGAAACTTTTGAAGAAGGGATAAAACGTGTTTCAATGGGATTTGGCTTTGATACCGTGGGAGCCGGATTAAGTGGCGTAGATAGGCCGGCCGACAAGAAGGTGATGTTTGAAATTTTTGAGGAGATAGGCGTAAAAGACTTTGCAATTTCCAACGATGGAATAACCGCCTTATGGGGTGCAACCGGTGGAGTAGGCGTGTTGATGATAGCGGGCACGGGGTCACTTGTCATAGGTAGAAATTCCGACGGAGAAGTGCATAGGGCCGGTGGATGGGGATATATGTTCGACGAATACTGTGGGGGATTTTGGTTTTCAAATCGTGCAGCGGTAGCGGCACTTGAAAACAGGGATGGCATTGGACCCGAAACGACGTTAAGGCAAAGACTTGTGGAATTCTACAATTTGAACTCCATAGAAGAGATCATTTACCTCTATTACTCAAATTTTGAAAAGTCCAAAATCGCATCCGCTGCCAAACTTGTTTTTGAAGAGGCGCTAAAAAAGGATAAAGTGGCCGTTCAAATAGTGAAATACGGTATAGAGAAATCCATGAAGATGATAGAAGCCGTTGAAAAGAGATGTGGGTTTGCTGGGAATTTTGCCTTCTCTTACACTGGCGGCCTCTTTAACTCCGAATATTTTCTTGAAAAAGTAAAAGAAGGCTTCAGAAATTCATTTCCAAAGGGACGATTCATCATTCCGAAATTTGGAGCGGATGTGGGAGCAGCCTTAATGGCAATAGATTCGTGGAGGAAAAAACATGAAAAGGTTAGATGA
- the nagZ gene encoding beta-N-acetylhexosaminidase, translated as MKNLIEKTLDSMSLEEKIGQVVICGFYGTTPSKEIETLIRKYHLGNVILFKRNIENPEQLRELTFSLQEMSKIPLSIAVDQEGGIVTRLTEPFTTFPGNMATAATQDVHNAYLTGLVMAKEMRAVGINWDLAPVVDINDLPQNPSIGVRSYSDDPEIVARFASEFVRGIHDGKVAACAKHFPGKGHSAKDAHLEMPTVDRDMRTLEKIELYPYRELMKVGIDSIMPSHVYYPALCEEKNLPATLSKNVMIDLLKNKMGFKGVNVTDDLEMGGITNSLSGSEAAWISFKNGADVVMMCHTFEEQVKTFEKIKEKVLDGSISMEKLNDSVRRVLEMKMNIGLFDGPLAIENEIGDESSLEIAKDIARKSITLCKNESGLVKKIMKKPLMVVFPTSMALVKVEESEKQKVLEIERVLKKHSHFPVTSIGISPKPTKNEIKEVISKVREFNGNVLLCTLNAHIVSEERELVEEMVLLKPDKTLVVALRNPYDCFLKGVKNSVALYNYSPLSQRVFAEMLVNGEKFTGKLPLLHWRT; from the coding sequence ATGAAAAATCTTATCGAAAAAACGCTTGATTCCATGAGCCTTGAAGAAAAAATTGGACAAGTGGTGATATGTGGTTTTTACGGCACTACACCGTCTAAAGAAATAGAGACTTTGATTCGGAAATACCACCTGGGAAATGTGATACTTTTCAAGAGAAACATCGAAAACCCGGAACAATTGAGAGAACTCACGTTCTCACTTCAAGAAATGTCAAAAATTCCTCTTTCTATAGCTGTGGATCAAGAAGGTGGAATAGTTACCCGTCTTACGGAGCCGTTTACCACTTTTCCAGGAAACATGGCGACGGCGGCAACCCAGGATGTTCATAACGCTTACCTAACTGGATTGGTAATGGCTAAAGAGATGCGGGCCGTCGGAATAAATTGGGATCTTGCCCCCGTCGTTGATATCAACGATTTACCTCAAAATCCAAGTATTGGAGTGAGAAGCTATTCCGATGACCCTGAAATTGTCGCCAGATTCGCTTCTGAATTCGTGAGAGGAATCCATGATGGAAAAGTTGCAGCCTGTGCGAAGCACTTTCCTGGAAAAGGACACAGTGCAAAAGATGCGCACTTGGAAATGCCAACTGTTGATAGAGACATGAGAACGTTGGAAAAAATAGAGTTATATCCATATAGGGAATTGATGAAAGTGGGAATTGATTCCATAATGCCCTCTCATGTTTATTATCCGGCCTTGTGTGAAGAAAAAAATCTTCCAGCCACTCTTTCCAAAAATGTAATGATTGACTTGTTAAAAAACAAGATGGGATTCAAAGGCGTGAATGTTACCGATGACCTTGAAATGGGTGGAATAACCAACTCTTTGTCTGGTAGCGAAGCAGCATGGATATCCTTCAAAAATGGTGCGGACGTTGTTATGATGTGCCACACTTTCGAAGAACAAGTGAAAACTTTTGAAAAGATCAAAGAAAAAGTATTGGATGGTTCGATCAGCATGGAAAAACTCAACGACTCCGTGCGAAGAGTGCTTGAAATGAAAATGAATATTGGACTTTTTGACGGGCCGCTTGCAATAGAAAACGAAATTGGTGATGAAAGTTCCTTAGAAATAGCAAAAGATATCGCGAGAAAATCCATAACGCTTTGTAAAAACGAAAGTGGACTGGTTAAAAAGATAATGAAAAAGCCGTTGATGGTAGTTTTTCCGACAAGCATGGCGTTGGTAAAAGTTGAAGAAAGCGAAAAACAAAAGGTGCTTGAAATAGAGCGAGTGCTGAAAAAGCATTCTCACTTTCCCGTTACAAGCATTGGTATCTCTCCAAAGCCAACAAAAAATGAGATAAAAGAGGTTATATCCAAAGTAAGAGAATTCAACGGCAATGTGCTTTTATGCACCTTAAATGCTCACATAGTAAGTGAAGAAAGGGAATTGGTGGAAGAGATGGTTTTGTTGAAACCAGATAAAACCCTTGTTGTTGCTTTGAGGAACCCTTACGATTGTTTTCTAAAAGGCGTAAAAAATTCTGTGGCGCTTTACAATTACTCTCCTCTTTCGCAGCGTGTTTTTGCCGAAATGTTGGTTAATGGTGAAAAGTTCACCGGGAAATTGCCCCTGCTTCATTGGAGAACTTGA
- a CDS encoding ABC transporter ATP-binding protein: protein MKLLEIRNLRTYFDTLDGIVKAVDGVSFDVDKGEIVAIVGETGCGKSVTARSIMRLLPKSAKISGEILLNGENILKMSPKEMEKIRQKRISMIFQEPMTAFDPLYTIGQQFTEILQKHEKMSKAEAYEKSVQMLELVGIPEAKKRVDEYPHEFSGGMIQRAMIARALLNNPELVIADEPTTGLDVSIQAQIINVIADIQKKFKTSTILITHDMGVAAELADKIIVMYSGKIMERGDLGEVISSPLHPYTEGLIAAIPKLNTQKGEKLHAIPGMVPSPYALPKGCRFHPRCYAKMDECEKKEPPYVEVLPGRFVACWKVLKEKGALLNHESSK, encoded by the coding sequence ATGAAGCTGCTTGAGATAAGAAATTTGAGGACGTACTTCGACACGCTAGATGGAATCGTTAAAGCTGTAGATGGGGTTTCTTTCGACGTTGATAAGGGGGAAATAGTTGCGATCGTTGGTGAAACCGGCTGTGGGAAAAGCGTAACGGCACGTAGTATAATGCGGCTCTTGCCTAAAAGCGCTAAGATCAGTGGCGAGATTTTGCTAAATGGAGAAAACATTTTAAAGATGTCGCCCAAAGAGATGGAAAAAATTCGCCAGAAAAGAATATCCATGATCTTTCAGGAACCAATGACGGCTTTTGACCCACTTTACACGATTGGTCAACAATTCACGGAAATCCTTCAAAAGCACGAAAAAATGTCGAAAGCCGAGGCGTACGAAAAAAGCGTACAGATGCTTGAACTCGTTGGAATTCCGGAGGCCAAAAAAAGGGTTGATGAGTATCCACATGAATTCAGTGGCGGAATGATTCAGAGGGCGATGATAGCCCGTGCTTTGCTCAACAACCCAGAACTTGTTATAGCCGATGAGCCCACGACAGGGTTAGATGTGAGTATTCAAGCGCAGATAATAAACGTCATTGCTGATATACAAAAGAAATTCAAAACATCCACGATACTTATCACTCACGATATGGGTGTGGCTGCGGAATTGGCAGATAAGATAATTGTCATGTATTCTGGAAAGATAATGGAGCGTGGCGACTTGGGAGAGGTTATCTCCTCACCGCTTCATCCATATACGGAAGGTCTTATAGCGGCTATTCCGAAATTGAATACGCAAAAGGGTGAAAAACTTCACGCCATTCCAGGAATGGTTCCAAGCCCTTACGCCCTCCCGAAAGGATGTCGATTCCATCCAAGATGTTACGCAAAGATGGATGAGTGTGAGAAAAAGGAACCGCCATACGTCGAAGTTCTTCCCGGAAGGTTTGTGGCATGTTGGAAGGTTTTGAAAGAGAAAGGAGCGTTACTCAACCATGAGTCTTCAAAATGA
- a CDS encoding ABC transporter permease, whose amino-acid sequence MFKTFSYIVRRLLIMIPMMFAISIICFIVVKLEPGSYISQYMDNPRVSVETVIQLKKTLGLDKPAVVQYFMWLKEVLKGDFGYSFAYQIPVSKLIWDRTGWTLVVSLFSMLFTWVIAIPLGIYSALHQYEVGDYIATVLGYVGLSIPDFFFAVLLMYLMLQAGNTSIGGLFSQQFIGAPWSMAKFINMLQHIWLPTVVIGTSGIAGLMRVMRNNMLDVLNSPMIVSLRAAGLGEKSITWKHAVKNAINPMITIAGMSLPALFSGTIIVSIILNIPTMGPFFYNALLNHDEYLVMAFLLMLGLLLQIGNLIADILLAAVDPRIRYS is encoded by the coding sequence GTGTTTAAAACGTTTTCTTACATAGTTAGACGACTGCTCATAATGATACCGATGATGTTCGCAATTTCTATCATCTGTTTTATAGTTGTGAAATTAGAACCGGGAAGCTACATAAGCCAATATATGGATAATCCTCGTGTTTCAGTTGAAACGGTTATTCAATTGAAAAAAACGCTTGGGTTGGATAAGCCAGCCGTAGTGCAGTATTTCATGTGGTTGAAAGAGGTGTTGAAGGGTGATTTCGGATATTCTTTTGCTTATCAGATCCCAGTGTCGAAGTTGATCTGGGATAGAACAGGATGGACACTGGTCGTTTCACTGTTTTCGATGTTATTCACTTGGGTAATAGCCATACCATTAGGCATATATTCCGCCCTTCATCAATATGAAGTGGGAGACTATATCGCAACTGTATTGGGCTACGTAGGGCTTTCCATTCCGGATTTTTTCTTTGCCGTTTTGCTGATGTATCTCATGCTACAAGCTGGCAACACCTCGATTGGTGGTTTATTTTCGCAACAATTTATAGGTGCGCCGTGGAGTATGGCAAAGTTTATAAACATGCTTCAACATATATGGCTTCCAACCGTCGTTATAGGAACGAGCGGTATTGCTGGACTTATGAGGGTCATGAGGAACAACATGTTAGATGTGTTGAATTCTCCCATGATAGTATCTTTGAGAGCAGCCGGATTAGGGGAAAAGAGCATAACATGGAAACACGCTGTGAAGAATGCGATAAATCCAATGATCACAATCGCTGGCATGTCGCTTCCCGCTTTGTTCAGTGGAACCATTATCGTTTCCATCATTTTGAACATCCCCACTATGGGACCTTTCTTCTACAATGCACTTTTAAATCATGATGAGTATCTTGTTATGGCATTTTTGCTCATGCTTGGGTTACTTCTTCAAATAGGAAATCTTATCGCCGACATATTGTTGGCGGCTGTTGACCCAAGAATACGGTACTCTTAA
- a CDS encoding anhydro-N-acetylmuramic acid kinase: MDKLLKIVRKKCRTVVGMMSGTSVDGLDLAAARICGCGRQTKVEILKTEKIDYPSPLRKKILNSMREDAKVREACPLDFEVGTFFGKCVKKFVSSNELRVDVIASHGQTIYHHPHSDSSFACTLQIGDGDLIATESGIVTISDFRIKDMAYGGEGAPLVPYVDYLLYSSEGESIALNNLGGISNVTYIPKGAREDEITAFDTGPANALIDVAVSNFFGIAFDEDGKFSSKGHINEKAFEALKKREMPYISRTPPKSTGKEVYNEHYIAEFMNLDPYDVLRTLVEFTAWTIWESYRRYIIPNGLDRIVLTGGGVMNQTLVKALRRYFKGIPVDIAGDWKFREAKAFAVLANELLCSNRANIPHITGAFSKAFLGKISLP, encoded by the coding sequence ATGGATAAGCTTTTGAAAATAGTTCGCAAAAAATGTAGAACCGTTGTTGGCATGATGTCTGGTACATCGGTTGATGGACTTGATCTTGCAGCTGCAAGAATTTGTGGATGTGGTCGGCAAACAAAAGTTGAAATACTAAAAACCGAAAAGATAGATTATCCTTCTCCATTGAGAAAAAAGATTTTAAATTCCATGAGAGAAGATGCAAAAGTGCGTGAAGCCTGCCCACTTGATTTTGAAGTGGGCACTTTCTTTGGAAAATGTGTCAAGAAATTTGTAAGCTCAAATGAGTTAAGGGTGGATGTAATCGCAAGCCACGGTCAAACCATATATCATCACCCCCATTCTGATAGCTCTTTTGCCTGTACACTTCAAATTGGTGATGGCGATCTCATAGCTACTGAAAGTGGCATCGTAACCATTTCTGATTTTAGAATAAAAGACATGGCATATGGAGGTGAAGGGGCCCCACTGGTTCCTTATGTGGATTATCTGCTGTATTCAAGCGAAGGAGAGTCGATCGCTCTTAACAACCTGGGAGGAATATCCAACGTTACGTACATTCCAAAAGGTGCCCGTGAAGATGAAATAACAGCTTTCGATACAGGCCCTGCGAATGCGTTGATCGATGTTGCCGTTTCAAATTTTTTTGGAATTGCCTTTGACGAAGATGGAAAATTTTCTTCTAAAGGTCATATTAACGAGAAGGCTTTTGAAGCCCTGAAAAAAAGGGAGATGCCGTACATTTCCCGTACGCCTCCAAAATCAACTGGTAAAGAAGTTTACAACGAACATTACATCGCTGAGTTTATGAATTTGGACCCTTATGATGTTCTTAGAACGCTTGTTGAATTCACAGCATGGACGATTTGGGAATCTTACAGAAGGTACATAATTCCCAACGGACTTGATAGAATTGTGCTAACAGGTGGAGGAGTCATGAACCAAACACTGGTGAAAGCATTGAGAAGGTATTTCAAAGGCATTCCGGTAGATATAGCCGGAGACTGGAAGTTCAGAGAAGCTAAAGCATTTGCCGTGCTTGCAAACGAGCTTTTGTGTTCGAACCGCGCAAATATCCCTCATATTACAGGCGCTTTTTCTAAGGCATTCCTTGGAAAAATTTCTTTGCCGTGA
- a CDS encoding ABC transporter permease, which yields MSEQKILTQRQKMVHAFFKNKLGLIGMVILTVLYLLVIFAGFISPYNMTTMHNNYIYIPPVHIHFFDREGHFHMVPFVYGLKQVRNPVTFAMERKIDFTKRYPIHFLAKGEEWSFFGLFKSNVHLFGLGPDAKMMLALFGTDKYGRDLFSRVLYGGQVSMSVGLIGVAISLVLGALIGSISGYFGGTVDLIIQRLIELLMSFPRLPLWLALSMIIPPSWPSTWVYFGVVTVLSFLGWMGVARVVRGMVLSLREREFVLAAKLVGQSNLRIIWRHIIPNVMGYLIVVATLSIPGMILGESALSFLGLGIKEPMASWGLLLSGAQSISSIALYPWLMIPGIFIVITVLAFTFLGDSLRDTLDPYKVAKRS from the coding sequence ATGTCAGAGCAGAAAATATTAACCCAGAGGCAGAAGATGGTCCACGCCTTTTTCAAAAATAAATTAGGACTCATTGGCATGGTAATCCTCACGGTTTTGTATTTACTCGTCATATTCGCCGGCTTTATTTCTCCTTATAACATGACAACAATGCACAATAATTACATATACATCCCTCCTGTTCATATCCACTTTTTCGATAGAGAAGGACATTTTCACATGGTGCCCTTCGTTTATGGCTTAAAACAAGTACGCAATCCGGTCACTTTTGCCATGGAAAGAAAAATCGATTTCACCAAGAGATATCCAATTCATTTCCTTGCAAAAGGAGAAGAATGGAGCTTTTTTGGCTTGTTCAAGTCGAACGTTCATTTATTTGGCCTTGGACCTGATGCAAAGATGATGCTGGCTTTGTTTGGAACGGATAAATATGGACGTGATCTTTTCAGCAGAGTGCTGTACGGCGGACAAGTTTCGATGAGTGTTGGGTTGATAGGTGTTGCCATCAGTTTGGTTTTAGGAGCGTTGATTGGCAGCATCTCTGGATATTTTGGAGGAACCGTTGACCTGATAATTCAAAGGTTGATAGAGTTGTTAATGTCTTTTCCCCGATTACCGTTGTGGCTGGCTTTGAGTATGATAATCCCTCCATCGTGGCCAAGCACATGGGTGTATTTTGGGGTCGTTACCGTTCTTTCTTTCCTTGGATGGATGGGAGTGGCACGTGTTGTAAGAGGAATGGTTTTAAGCTTAAGAGAAAGAGAATTCGTACTTGCCGCAAAACTTGTGGGGCAAAGCAATTTGAGAATAATTTGGAGACATATAATCCCGAACGTTATGGGATATCTCATAGTTGTTGCGACGTTATCGATTCCTGGAATGATCTTAGGTGAAAGCGCTCTGAGCTTCCTTGGATTGGGTATTAAAGAGCCAATGGCCAGTTGGGGATTATTGCTTTCTGGAGCGCAAAGCATAAGCTCGATCGCACTTTATCCGTGGTTGATGATTCCGGGCATATTCATCGTCATCACCGTTTTGGCTTTCACATTCTTGGGAGACTCCTTGAGAGACACGCTCGATCCATACAAAGTGGCAAAGAGATCGTAG